A single region of the Methanomicrobia archaeon genome encodes:
- the ilvB gene encoding biosynthetic-type acetolactate synthase large subunit, with protein MTKEKLSGAEIVVAELKTEGVEVAFGIPGGVLLDLYEVLYSEDSIRHILMRHEQCAAHAADGYARVSGKTGVCIATSGPGATNLVTGLANASMDSAPVVALTGQVPTAAIGSNAFQEASTFTITMPVTKHNFLVKRTADLPKVIHNAFHIANTGRKGVVLIDLPKDVLATRIETVLHPKETFAGYKPNIKPNRVQIKKAVEALLNAERPLILAGGGVISADASEELRYLAEFLGAPVVTTLLGKGAFPESHPFSLGMAGMHGRIYANRAINECDALLAVGTRFSDRLTGWLLDQFAPEATLIHVDIDAAEINKNIPVDIPIQGDAKLALTELMLWLERRKNASASDTVWTQRIKEMHAACEDCINDVWREGTSLSDRFIKELNRILDDDVIVTTEVGQCQMYAAHYYMTQKPRMFISSGGLGTMGFGFPAAIGAKVAAPDTRVVDIAGDGSFLMTCQDLATCVENDIPVVVCIFHNRYLGMVRQWQELFFRKKYSHTGLGITPDFVKLAEAFGAYGERVEKPEDLRNALHNAFESGKPAVIDMIVGNEDKVLPMIPPGGGLIGMIGTEHCTPLPTPVRRSAEVTRAAGLVELAGAEE; from the coding sequence ACGAGCAGTGCGCAGCCCACGCGGCTGACGGCTATGCACGTGTCTCCGGCAAGACCGGTGTCTGCATCGCGACCTCAGGTCCAGGCGCCACGAACCTGGTAACGGGACTGGCGAACGCGAGTATGGACTCTGCACCGGTCGTGGCCCTCACCGGCCAGGTGCCGACCGCAGCGATCGGCAGCAACGCCTTCCAGGAGGCCAGCACCTTCACCATCACCATGCCGGTGACGAAGCATAACTTCCTCGTGAAACGCACGGCTGATCTCCCGAAAGTCATCCATAACGCCTTTCATATCGCCAATACCGGTCGAAAAGGCGTCGTCCTGATCGATCTCCCCAAGGACGTGCTGGCAACAAGAATCGAGACCGTGCTGCACCCGAAAGAGACGTTCGCGGGCTATAAGCCGAATATCAAGCCGAATCGGGTGCAGATAAAGAAAGCGGTCGAGGCGTTGCTCAATGCAGAACGCCCGCTCATCCTGGCTGGTGGCGGGGTTATCAGCGCGGATGCAAGCGAAGAGCTCAGGTACCTCGCGGAATTCCTCGGGGCTCCGGTGGTCACCACGCTCCTCGGCAAAGGCGCTTTCCCCGAGTCGCACCCGTTCTCTCTGGGGATGGCCGGCATGCACGGTCGCATCTACGCCAATCGCGCCATCAACGAATGCGACGCGCTGCTCGCCGTTGGCACTCGGTTCAGCGACCGGTTAACCGGCTGGCTCCTGGACCAATTCGCGCCCGAAGCGACCTTGATCCACGTGGACATCGACGCTGCCGAGATCAACAAGAATATCCCGGTTGATATCCCGATCCAGGGCGATGCGAAGCTCGCACTTACCGAGCTCATGCTCTGGTTGGAGCGCCGTAAAAACGCGTCTGCGAGCGATACCGTCTGGACGCAGCGGATAAAGGAGATGCACGCGGCCTGTGAGGATTGCATCAATGACGTCTGGCGGGAAGGCACCTCGCTCTCTGATCGGTTCATCAAGGAGCTGAATCGCATCCTCGATGACGATGTCATCGTCACGACCGAGGTGGGACAGTGCCAGATGTATGCGGCACATTATTACATGACCCAAAAGCCGCGCATGTTCATCTCATCAGGCGGGCTGGGCACGATGGGATTCGGATTCCCTGCGGCGATCGGGGCAAAGGTCGCGGCACCGGACACCAGGGTCGTGGATATCGCGGGTGATGGCAGTTTTCTCATGACCTGTCAGGATCTGGCCACCTGCGTCGAGAACGATATACCCGTCGTGGTCTGCATCTTCCACAACCGGTATCTCGGTATGGTACGCCAGTGGCAGGAGCTCTTCTTCAGGAAGAAATATTCACATACCGGGCTGGGCATCACGCCCGATTTCGTGAAGCTGGCCGAGGCGTTTGGTGCCTACGGCGAGCGGGTGGAGAAGCCGGAAGATCTACGGAACGCCCTCCACAACGCCTTCGAATCGGGTAAGCCCGCAGTGATCGACATGATCGTGGGGAACGAGGACAAGGTACTGCCGATGATCCCGCCCGGTGGCGGGTTGATCGGTATGATCGGCACGGAGCACTGCACCCCGCTCCCAACACCGGTACGACGGTCCGCCGAGGTGACCAGAGCGGCAGGACTCGTGGAACTGGCAGGAGCAGAAGA